In Ignavibacteriales bacterium, the following are encoded in one genomic region:
- the folP gene encoding dihydropteroate synthase, translated as MGVLNITPDSFSDGGKYFDSRLNMDKVVEDAVRMEKEGADFLDVGGESTRPGSESVSLDEELKRVIPVIEALKKNVGIPLSIDTYKSAVADEALKAGAVIVNDISGFRFDEKMPEITAKYDASCVLMHIKGTPKNMQKDPQYVDVVNEVYDYLDESIKIAENAGIRQIIIDVGIGFGKTLEHNLALIKNLAVYKELDHPILMGLSRKSFMDKIFPTPIDERLEGTIAANSVSIVNGANIIRVHDVLENKKAARVADRLR; from the coding sequence ATGGGAGTATTGAATATCACTCCAGATTCGTTCTCTGACGGTGGGAAGTATTTCGATTCCCGATTGAACATGGATAAGGTTGTTGAAGATGCTGTAAGGATGGAAAAAGAGGGCGCGGATTTTCTGGATGTGGGTGGTGAATCCACCAGACCGGGTTCGGAGAGCGTGAGCCTGGATGAAGAGTTGAAGCGTGTAATCCCGGTGATCGAAGCGCTTAAAAAGAATGTCGGCATTCCCCTCTCGATCGATACTTACAAAAGCGCCGTCGCTGATGAAGCGTTGAAAGCGGGCGCGGTCATCGTGAACGACATAAGCGGGTTCAGATTCGATGAAAAGATGCCGGAGATAACAGCGAAGTATGATGCGTCCTGCGTATTGATGCACATAAAGGGAACACCAAAAAACATGCAGAAAGATCCCCAATACGTTGACGTTGTGAATGAAGTATATGATTACCTGGATGAGTCGATCAAGATAGCGGAAAATGCCGGGATCAGGCAAATAATTATTGACGTTGGAATAGGGTTCGGGAAAACACTCGAACATAATCTTGCTCTTATAAAAAACCTGGCTGTATATAAGGAGCTCGATCACCCGATATTGATGGGGCTATCGAGGAAGAGTTTTATGGATAAGATATTCCCGACTCCTATTGATGAGAGACTGGAAGGAACAATTGCAGCAAACTCCGTCAGCATTGTAAACGGAGCGAACATAATACGTGTCCATGATGTTTTAGAGAATAAGAAAGCTGCCCGGGTGGCAGATAGACTGAGATAA
- the metG gene encoding methionine--tRNA ligase encodes MSNKNKYIVTSALTYANGDTHLGHIAGSILPGDIFVKFKRLQGTDIIYVCGSDEYGTAIEMAAIRDNVSPKEIIDKYHTANKKAYEDLGMEFDIYSRTSTDVHRQTAQEYFLKFYNEGLLEQKTEKQLYSEKEQRFLADRFVEGTCPVCGYEEAQGDQCENCGSSLSPLELINPRSKISGDTPVVKESTHFYFPLGKYQGALEEWIDTKKGWKPNVINYCKGWFKKGLQERAYTRDLEWGVPVPIEGFDGKVIYVWFEAVIGYISATKELFIERGEPDKWKDYWTDPETKLVHFLGKDNVIFHAIIFPAMNIAYGNVVLPDNIPANEFLNVGGQKFSKSKGVGWMVKDVLKEIPPDVVRYAITAVMPENKDADFTWDDFRIRNNNELAAILGNFINRTVVFAKKHFDGNVPPRSGNADNVLLNEFAVHANSAGENYEKYRFKDALTDTMNAVRAANKYFNDSEPWKLVKDDKEKAADVINNCLEACYSTAVMIYPVLPFTSRKIMGILKQSTEGLTWDSIGKVNLKEGTEIGENEILFPQMEEEKTQEDESKDVKQSKDKGSQPAEGLITIQDFGKVKLNVGQIIECEKIEKSQKLLKIKVKVGDTEKQIVSGIAEHYKPEELIGKSIIVVNNLKPSKLMGVLSEGMLLAAKLDGKLTLVTVDKEIDSGAEVS; translated from the coding sequence ATATAGTTACTTCGGCGTTGACGTATGCCAATGGGGATACGCACCTGGGGCATATCGCGGGCTCTATACTGCCCGGCGACATTTTCGTTAAGTTCAAACGCCTGCAGGGAACGGATATCATCTACGTCTGCGGATCGGATGAATACGGCACTGCCATCGAGATGGCGGCTATCCGGGATAATGTCTCACCGAAGGAGATCATAGATAAATATCATACAGCTAATAAAAAGGCGTATGAAGACCTCGGGATGGAATTCGACATCTACTCGCGCACCTCGACGGACGTGCACAGGCAGACCGCGCAGGAGTACTTTTTGAAATTCTATAATGAGGGACTGCTGGAGCAAAAGACAGAGAAGCAATTATATTCGGAAAAAGAACAGAGATTCCTCGCGGACAGGTTCGTCGAGGGTACGTGCCCGGTATGCGGATATGAGGAAGCTCAGGGCGACCAGTGCGAAAACTGCGGATCTTCGCTCTCCCCTCTCGAACTGATAAACCCCCGCTCCAAGATATCCGGTGATACCCCGGTTGTAAAGGAGTCAACTCATTTTTATTTCCCTCTTGGTAAGTACCAGGGCGCGCTGGAGGAATGGATAGATACGAAGAAGGGCTGGAAGCCGAACGTGATAAATTACTGCAAGGGGTGGTTTAAGAAGGGTTTACAGGAAAGAGCGTACACACGCGACCTGGAGTGGGGCGTTCCCGTTCCTATCGAAGGCTTCGACGGGAAGGTCATCTACGTATGGTTCGAGGCGGTTATAGGATACATCTCAGCTACTAAGGAGCTTTTCATCGAGCGCGGTGAACCTGACAAATGGAAGGATTACTGGACCGACCCGGAGACAAAGCTGGTGCATTTCCTCGGCAAAGATAACGTGATATTCCACGCGATTATCTTCCCCGCGATGAACATTGCCTATGGCAACGTAGTACTACCGGATAATATTCCCGCGAACGAGTTCCTGAACGTCGGCGGGCAGAAGTTCAGCAAGAGCAAGGGCGTCGGCTGGATGGTTAAAGATGTGTTAAAGGAAATTCCGCCGGATGTCGTACGCTACGCCATCACTGCAGTTATGCCGGAGAATAAGGACGCGGACTTCACATGGGACGATTTTAGAATAAGGAATAATAACGAGCTGGCGGCGATACTCGGTAATTTCATTAACAGGACGGTGGTCTTCGCGAAGAAGCACTTCGACGGCAACGTTCCGCCCCGGTCGGGTAATGCGGATAATGTGCTGTTGAATGAATTCGCGGTGCATGCAAATTCCGCCGGTGAAAATTACGAGAAGTACCGCTTCAAAGACGCGCTGACCGATACAATGAATGCCGTGAGAGCGGCGAACAAGTATTTTAATGACAGCGAACCGTGGAAGCTGGTCAAGGATGATAAAGAAAAAGCCGCGGACGTTATCAATAACTGCCTGGAAGCATGCTATTCGACCGCGGTAATGATATACCCCGTGCTTCCCTTCACAAGCAGGAAGATAATGGGAATACTGAAGCAAAGCACCGAAGGATTGACATGGGACAGCATAGGAAAGGTAAACCTGAAAGAAGGTACCGAAATCGGCGAAAACGAGATACTTTTCCCGCAAATGGAGGAAGAGAAAACACAAGAAGACGAGTCAAAGGACGTCAAACAGAGTAAGGACAAAGGAAGTCAGCCGGCTGAGGGATTGATCACGATACAGGATTTCGGAAAAGTGAAGCTGAACGTGGGGCAGATAATCGAATGCGAAAAGATAGAGAAAAGCCAGAAGCTCCTTAAAATAAAGGTGAAGGTCGGTGATACAGAGAAGCAGATCGTTTCCGGCATTGCCGAGCACTACAAACCGGAGGAATTAATCGGCAAATCGATAATTGTTGTAAATAACCTGAAACCGTCGAAGCTGATGGGAGTTCTTTCCGAAGGAATGCTTCTCGCGGCGAAGCTGGACGGCAAGCTGACGCTGGTGACCGTGGACAAGGAAATTGACTCCGGCGCGGAGGTGAGCTAG